The nucleotide window AACAAATTGGTCCTCCTGCAAATATTTACGGTGCGAATACTCTCTAAGGATTCAAGATTTTGTTGCCAGGAACATGAGAATGTTGTGCTTCTTACTTGCCCCAATTATTATCTGTAACAAGAAACTCCTCTTTTAAAGTTCCCAATGAACAGTAAACCAGCTCTGAACTTTCTCTGTCCGTCACAAAAAGTAACTGCAACGATGAGCAGAGGGCGATACCTGACCGGGCAGGGAGCGGATGCACCACCGGGTGGACGCCGCGGCACAAGCAGAAAGGGGGTCGACGGCGGGCCGATCGCCCAGCATTCCAGCCGTTTTGTTTCTTATTTTTCTGACCCAGGTTCATCGCTAACTGTACACTGGACAGGCACAAATTCAGTCCACAACCTTGCTGACTTGCAAACAAGCAGGATATCAACCTTACTTAGCAGCACCATTTAATCTCATGTAGCGGGCTAAGCATCTGTTGTACGTACGTAGTATTTTGTTAACTTGTAACAACACATTACACATATAATGGATGCCTAATTACAGAATGTTGATTCTTCAGAAAAGTTGCAGCCAATGTTGTTTTTCTTTCTAAGTCTTCACAGATTTTTTACATTTCTTTCGAAGTCTTCACAGATTTTTTATTCCTTTTGCATTTTCATTGGTTTTCTTTATTCtacttttttcttttattttgattctttttctttttttctccaTTTTTTCATTCTTTTTTGCATTTTGTTTCTTTGTTCTTTGTTCTTTTTGCTCCTTTTTCGGTTTTGTTTGTTCTTTTGGTTATTACTCTACATTTTTATATGTCAACAATGTTTTTCAAATACACGTCTAACATTTCTtcttcattttttgttttttcttagtTTGTTCTCGTTTTCACTCTACATTTTCGTATatgtcaaaaacattttttatTAAGGGATCAGCGTTTTTTATATACACGTTCAACATTGTCCAAACGCATATTCGTCATTTTTTTTAAATACCTGTTCAACATTTTAATATTTATTCAACAGTTTTTAAAATatatgttcaacatttttcaaatacttattcaacattttaaTTTTTTGCAGAATTTTTAATACTTATTAAACAGTTTATAATAAaattttaacatttttcaaatacacattcaacatttttttaatacttattcaataTTTCCAATTATTTTTTCAACATTTTTAATACTGATTCAACATTTCCAAATACTTGTTTAATATTTtacaaatacttgttcaacaatttttaatacttattcaatatttgtcaaatacttgttcaacatttggAATACTTATTgaacattttcaaatacttattcaacatttttaaGTAATTGTTCAACATTTTgtaatacttattcaacattttttaaatacttgttcaataatttttaatacttattcaataTTTGTCAAATGCATGTTCAACATTTGGAATACTTATTGAaaattttcaaatacttgttcaacattttgtaatacttattcaacatttttcgaatacttgttcaacattttccAAATGTTTTTTTCGGAGAGTGTTTTTTGTACATATATGTACGATATATTAAAGTGAAAACAagtaaaaaataaagcaaaaaacaagaacagaaagaaaaccaaaaaaaatgtaGCCTCCGCActcctgggccggcccatctgaGGGTGCAACGAAATAAACAAAAAAACCGGAAGTAGCAACCATAATCTTCTCATCGTCGGACGAGAATCATCCGAATCGCAATGAAGTTGCTGAAAAAGCACTCATCACCACTATCCATTTGTACCTTGCAGGCGGAACGTCGAACTCCTTGCGGGCGCGGTGGAAGAAGTCGGACGGTGAAGAGCACATGtctcttccagaccaggcagcaGGCCTGTCGACGTGGACACGGCTGTGGTGGGAACCGGCAAGCAAGGTAGCTGAGCTTGGAGCGTTGCTAGCAGCAACAGAGGCGAGGGTGGTGGCGTGGACGTGGGGGTGTTACGACGGCGCGAAAACAGTCCACCAACGCCGACAAGAATGGTCGTCGGGTGCAGTGTGCTGGTAGATGAGGTATGTGGGTACGGGTAGTGGCCTGGGTAGCATACAACCTGGGCGACGGCGGCGAGGACGGAATGTGTTGGCTGTCGATGGAAGAGGAGGAATGGCCAATATGACACCGACTGACGGACCGGGGGAAGAAGGACAGTCGTCACCcgtgtccgcgccgacgcaaaCATGTCCCAAATTTGAGTCAGCAATGGATCATAGGCAGACAAAATCAATTGGTGGTGGGAAGGGAAGGAGAGTCTTGCTGCCTGCCTGCGTCACCTCACTATGGCTAGTCCAAAAAAACTCCCTCCTAGTCATGGTCGTTGCTTCTTCTCCCCCACCCTAATCCACACCCATCCACGGTCCCTCTCCCTCGGCGTTGGCTTCGGCGGGAAGGCCGCCCGCTGTGGATCTGGAGGAGACGATGGAGACGTCGTCGACGCTCGCTGTGGTTGTTTGGCACGCGAGGTGGGACGGGGACACGAGTGCGGCCGTGCCGTCGTGTGTGGCGGCCAACCGCGAGCCCGAGACGGCGCCGCCGGCTGCTGCGCCCACGAATAGATGGTCGGACGGCACCACGGCTGGCCGTTATACGCCGTCCCGTGTCAATTCCGAAGCCGAATTTCTCACCGCTTGGCGCTCCCGTCTTCTCCGGCTCCGACCACCTCCATCTCCACCGCCGGTGACCCGCCTTCAGACCCCTTTCGCGCACACCTTCATCCTTCTGCTCTCCTCTCTTCTACTAACTGGTAGTAGTATAGTAAGCAACGCTAACTGAATTGAACAGCTCCTATACTCCACTACAGCGGCAGGTGAGTGAGATCCAGCGGCTGGGTTCTGAATGTTACTATCAACCATCTGATTTGCGCCAGTTATCCATCCTCACTTGCAGAGAATTATTCACAAGATCCTCAACTATTTCAAAAGGCACACCAATTCTTCAGATTCCCTCGTCTTTGTGGTGCTGACAAACTAATCACTAACAttgcatctctctctctctctctctctcaatgCCCGGATCATCGCTGTGGTTCCAGCGCAGCAGCCATCCTGCGGCGACACAACGGCCTATCAAGTACAACGATCAAGGCATAGTCGACAGCCTTACCGAAAATAATCTGACAAGTATGTGGGCTAGCAGAAGGATAGGGGAGGACGGCCAATTGTATGGAGTCCATGTTCAGGGCACTGCTGGCATCGGTCTCCCAACTACggtgcttgtcaagaagttccagaACCTGAACCCAGCACTACTGGTGGATGACAATGTCAGGAACCGCTGCAAGTCGGAGATGGTCCTATTAGCCAGCATCTGTCATGACAACGTCATCAATGTCATACACTTCATCCAAAGGGAGGAATCCATCATGCTCGTCTACGAGTACCCGGTGAACGGCAACGTTGACTATTGGCTACACCGGCGGGAGGGGGGCGAGCAGCCGCTGAGTTGGCCACAAAGGATGGGCATTGCCATTGGTGTGGCCCAAGGGCTCTGCCACTTGCACCACAAATGCAACAGACCGACTGTCCACCACAACATCAACTCTAACAATATCTTGCTTGATCAGAATTTCAAGGCCGTGATAGCCAGCTTTGGCGCTGCGCAGATGAACATCGCCGGGCTTAACCAAACATTGCCGATCACGGAGATTCCTGTTGGTAACTTTGGGTATGTAGCTCCAGGTATGGCAGGCGATCGATCCACGCAATGGAATTCTACTGTTAAGTAACTTGGCCTTCTAACTACTACTGATTAATTGCAGAGTATGGTGTCGCAGCAAGCCAGCTGACAGAGAAGGCAGACATTTACAGCTTCGGCGTGGTGCTGCTAGAGCTAGTCACAGGGAAGTTGGCAAATGGAGCAGATGGTCTATTGGCGATTTGGGCTCGGGACAACTGCAATGAATTGATGGCAAACCATCTGAAAATGTTCAAGATTGTCGTGGACAAGAGCATCCCTGATCAAGCACGGTACATGGAAGAGATGGCGACGGTGTTCAGGCTAGGTGTGGATTGTACCGTTGGGGATCCGAAGCAAAGGCCGTTCATGCAGATGGCTCTCAAACGACTCCGTCGCAGCCGTGGGCGTGGTCCATTCCTTGGCCTCCTCAACCTGTAAGGCCACAGGCTAAAAGCAAGTGACTTGGTTActttaaaaataaaataaaagaaaagaaataatcaAGGCCCCTTCCTACTGTTCACATGAAAAATGAAATAAAAAGGAATATCCCTGATTGCAGTAGGCACctttatatatcaaaatgttGCTTCCTCCCACAATAATGTCCTTTACCTGCTTTTACCTGTGCACGATGTTCATAATGCTATGGAAACAGAGTCTGTTGTGTTCCTGGCTGCTCTACACATGCATATACAAAGTCACACTTCTGTTGGATCTTTAATATGTTAATCTTTGGAGTGATTGCTGATTTGGAACTTGCCAAATGAACTTTCTTGTTACAGAAAACCGAGTTAAGTAGGAAGCACAGCATTCTCATGTTTCTGATGTCGCGAAATTTAGTAAGAATTCCCATTGTAACATTTTCAGGCGAGTAAATTTATAATCTTGTTGGGCACCTGATGGAAAACCACAATTGCAGAACACAACTATCTTACTAAATTGGATGATCACTAACTGGTAGGCTGTAGTACTGAATGTAACCTCCCCATCTGAGTGATTGTAATTTGTAAATTGCAGTTTAGTTTGTATGGTGATTCTGTGAAAGAATTTGTTGTTCTTGTCTGCTTGAATTTAAAGAATTTATCTGTTGTgtcaatatccatttcttttcaTGAATTCTTATCGGCGTCATTTTTGTTTCAGATACATGGATGTAGTCCAAGTGAAGGACAAAGTGGCATGTGAGATCAGCTCAGCGGATGAACTGGCATTGACAGAGCTTATGTTCagtgatactttgaaggatgctaTAGTAGAAAAAGATGGTGGCTCTGCTTTCTTGCTTTTTTTGGCAACAAAAGCTTCAGGGTGCCCCAAAACCGTGGGGGTCAAAAGGACGTGATCAATATGATCAAGAGGGATGTCAACTTTAGCAAAAGACAGTTTGAATTTCTTGCTATGTAGGTAAGTCCTTTTCTAGATTGATAAACAATTTACAGGCTAGAAATATTTTGTGGCTCGAGGAAGTAAAGGTGATAGTATCTTTGTGTTGGAATGAGTTCAGTACCTGGGGATACCAGGTGTCAGGTGATAGTATCTTATTATTTGTGTGGAATGAGTTCCaggttaatcttgtagtgctacCTGGGGACATCACAAGAGGCTCCATGTAGTATCTGCTATTTTTAGCTAGGAGAACATGTGCTCTGACTGTTGTTAGCTAAGGTTCTGTCTTCTTTAATGGTTTTTCTCCTAAAAAGAATGACTCCACATGGATCCAGATTTGTTGTCGCCAATGGAAGATCAACAAGTTTTAGAAATTCGGCGTTAGACTTTTGAAGATATAGTATTATCGTTATAGCATCGAATTTAAGATGGTGAGTGCTAGTATGTTAGGTACCTTGCATTCAAGCGGGAAGTTCGCAACCATTTTCCCTGTCCCTTGCAACCGGTAGAAGAGCAGGTCAAGCTCCTCCCTTGGCTTTGGGGCATCCTGAAGCTTTTCTTGCCAAGCAAAAAGAAAGCAGAGCCACCATCTGATCTGGAGTAGCATACACTTCAAACTTTTCAAAGTACCACAGAACATAAGCTCTGTCAATATCAGTTCATCAGCTGAGCAGACCTCACATGCCACTTTACCTTTTTTCACTTAGATAACATCCTCACTAGTGATGTATCTGAAAAAAGTAAAGTATGCACCCGATACAATTCATGAAAAAATGGAGATTGACACAACCGCTAAATTATTTATATTCAAGCAAACACAAACAACAAAATCTTTCATAGACTCACCATACAGACTAAACCGCAATCCGCAATCCGTATATATACATCTACTCATGGGGGGTGGTTACATTCAGTACTACAGCCTATCAGCTGTTCTGCATTTGTTAAATAGTCGTGTTCTGCATTTGTTCTTTTCCATCAGGTGCCCAAGAAGATCATAAATTGGTTCTACTGCAAATATTTACAGTGACAATACTTACTAAGAATTGAAGATTTTGTTTCCAGAAACATCAAATGTTCCGCTGCCAACTTAAGGTGTTACTTCGCAAGTGTGAAGCAGTCAGGAACACAATAAACAGTGTTTCTGTAGCATTGTGAAAATCTTCCTGTTCTCAAAATATGCAACCACATCATGCACGGATAAAAGCAAGAACAAACACTATTACGAGAGAAGGCAACATTTTGATATAAAGGTTCTCATTGCAATCAGGGGTGTTTCATTTCACATGAACAGTAGGGAAGGCCTTTACTTTTTCCTTTTTTAAAAGTAACTAAGGAACTTGGCTTAGCCAGCGGCCTTACAGGTTATAGCAGGTGAGAAGGCCACCGAATCGTCCACGCCCACAGCCGTGGCGGAGTCGTTTGAGAGCCATCTGCATGGACGGCCTTTGCTGCGGATCATCGACAGTGCAATCCACACCCAGTCTGAATACGGTCGCCATCTCCTCCATGTACCGTGCTTGATCTGGGATGCCCTTGTCCACAGCAATCTTGAACCATTCCAGCTTCTTTGCCATCAGCTCACTGCAGTTGTCACGAGCCCATATGGCCAACTGACCATCCACCCCATTGGCCACCCGCCCTGTGATGAGCTCCAGCAGCACCACACCAAAGCTGTATGTGTCTACCTTCAACGTCAGCTGGCTTGCAGCCCTCCCATATTCTGACATTAATCATTTATATGACTAGTTAGTAAATGACCACACTAGTTATAAGATGGAATTAAAAAAAACTCAGTACATGAACCGCTACCTGGAGCTGCATACCCAAAGTTACCAAACAAAGTCCCCACGATAGGCAATGGTTGGTTCAGCCCGGCCATGTTCATCTGGGCAGCACCAAAACTGGCTATCACGGCCTTGAAATTCTGATCGAGCAGGATGTTGATAGAGGTGATGTTGTGGTGGACAATCGGTCTATTGCATCCATGGTGCAAGTGGCAGAGCCCTTGGGCCACTCCAATGGCGATGGCCTTCCTCTGCGGCCAGCTCAGCGGCAGGTCGCCCTCCTCCCGCCGCTGCAACCACTGGTCAAGGCTGCCGTTCACCTGGTACGTGTAAAAAAGCATGATTGCATTTTCCCTCTGGATGAAGTGTAGGATGTTGACGATGTTGTCGTGACGGATGCTGGCTAACAGGAACATCTCCGACTTGCAGCAGTTCTCCAGATTACCATCCACTATTCCGTCCGAGTTCTGGAACTTCTTGACAACCAGCGTGGTTGGGTGACCGATGCCAGCAGTGCCCTGAACATGGACTAAGTAGAGTTGTTTGTCCTCCCCTATCCTTCTGCTAGCCCACATGCTTCTCTGATTATTTTCAGTAAGGCTATCGACTATGCCTTGATCATTGAGCACAATCGGCAGCAGTGTTGCCACAGGACACCTGCTGCGCCGGAACAGCCGTGATCCGGCCATTTTCAGAACCCACGAAGCAGGGAAGAAGCTGGCGCCAAAGGTGCTCAACCAGTCAATCTGCACACGAATTATTTAACTatgagagatagagagggatgcatgtTGGTAATTAGTTTGAAAGCCAAATGTTGACAGCCATGACAAAGATGAGTGAATGTGAAGAATGTTTGGGCCTTTTGAAATAGTTGAGTATCTTCCTTCAAACTTTGAGTGAGAGACAACGAGACAGGCATGGTTCTTCATAGACGATACAAGGATAAAACTAGTGAAATGATGCTAAACTGGCTGTAGCCTGCACCAAAATTTGTGTGGTGCACACAAAAATTTTACACCCATTCCAAACAGGGTCTTATGGTTGCAACAAGACGATGCTCCACTGGGATCTGGTGCAGACACATGATAGCATTCAGAATGTAGCTGTATCTCACCTGCTGCTCTATTGTAGGGGGTCTTCAATTCAGGGCTTCGGAGAGACAGAGATAGCAGAGAGGAGGCACCAAATTAGCTGAGGGGAAACGTAGAGGAGGAATCTGACAGTGGGTCACCGGCGTTGAAGATGAAGGCCGTCGGAGTTGGAGAAGAAGGCCGAAGTGGCAGTACGGGGCAGGGGAGCTCCAAGCGGTGAGGGAGTCGGCTTCGGAAGGCCGACCCGCGGCAGTCGTAGTGCGTcccggccgccgccgctgcctcaTCGGGCCGTACAGGCAGGTGCACACCGCGCCGTCTCCTGCGGTCGCCTCCCACGACGCCACGACGGCACGGCCACCCTTCTCTCGCCGCCCCAACCACATCGACGGCGTGCGGCCTTCCCGCCGACACCAACGCGGGCAGTACATGGATGGATGGGTGGAGATTGGGAAGGACGGTGAGGGGAACGtatctctttttatcatttacctactcgagtaCAAGCAGGAATTAACCTTGGGATGCCTCATACGTcttcaatgtatctataattttcgattgctccatgctatattatctactgttttggactatattgggctttattttccacttttatattatttttgggactaacctattaaccggagacccaacccagaattgctgtttttttttctatttcagtatttcggagaaatagaatatcaaacggagtccaaacggaataaaaccttcgggaacgtgattttctcaccgaacgtgattcaggagacttggaccctactccaaggagtcaaagaggcggtcatgagggtggggggcgggggcgcctccctgcctcgtgggcccctcggtgctctaccgacgtactccttcctcctatatatatctacttacccccaaacgatcagaataggagccaaaaacctaattccaccgccgtaactttctgtatccacgagatcccatcttggggcctgttccggagctccgccggagagggccgtcatcacggagggcttctacatcatcatagcctctccgatgaagtgtgagtagtttacctcagacctttgggtccatagttagtagctagatggcttcttctcttttttttggatctcaatacaaagttctccccctctcttgtggagatctattcgatgtaatcttctttttgcggtgtgtttgttgagaccgatgaattgtgggtttatgatcaagtctatctatgaataatatttgaatcttctctgaagtcttttatgtataattagttatctttgcaagtctctttgaattatccatttggtttggccaactagattggtagttcttgccataggagaagtgcttagctttgggttcgatcttgcggtgtcctttcccagtgacagaaggggcagcaaggcacgtattgcatggttgccatcgaggataacaagatggggtttatttcatattgcatgaatttatctctctacatcatgtcatcttgcttaaagcgttactctatttttaacttaatactctagatgcatgctggatagcggtcgatgagtggagtaatagtagtagatgcagaatcgtttcggtctacttgtcacggacgtgatgcctatatacatgatcatgcctagatattctcataactatgctcaattctgtcaattgcttaacagtaacttgttcatccaccgtagaatacttatgctcttgagagaagccactagtgaaacctatggcccccgggtctattctcatcatatcaatctacatcactttaatcttgttttgctttttactttgccttttactttttactttgcatctctataccaaaaataccaaaaatattatatctatcagatctcactctcgtaagtgaccgtgaagggattgacaacccctaatcgcgttggttgcgagtagctatcgttttgtgcaggtacgagggacttgagcgtggcctcctactggattgatacattggttctcaaaaactgaggaaaatacttacgctactctgttgcatcatcctttccttttcggggaaatccaacgcaagctcaagaggtagcagtgcaTCTTTAGACTGCCCATAAGAAAAGAACCACTGCCTCTTCTAATCCGGCTCCTGACGATGAGGTGGATAAttcggactttgaggtagagcttgactcacttggtttatttttcatgcgtcttattgatgatgatatttgtcaggatgatgtcgaagccagccacgcggatgttgccGAGGTAATTGTTCTCTCTTCCAATTCAGAagctttgccttcacaaaaaatccgtcaggaaaaccggaaagttaaattttctcatccacttgcttatttggatcctaaacttcttatgaagacccaacaacacgaagctcgccgcaccgttcggtcctccgccggtttaccgaacagtccggttcggaaacgccattccgaggtctctaatttgcttgtcagtgcttgtcctaaagcgggctgctttcgtcaacctcttactccgtctgactccgattatcaggttacttcccactcatcttctggcgagtcatcggctactcagctcccaccgctcaaaacggtgcttgggtaaactatacttattgtgatgtttgcattacattgccttagaacatattctgtatttgattttgttattcttctcagggccaaacctaggccaagcaagaaggcccgcctggacaaagcggccgaagaagatgtcgttCTTAAAGCGGACAAGACACCCAATgctgaagcggctattcctgaggatattcccaacgatccactgcagcaagatgatgatcttattgcagaagagagacctactgacaCCTCAGGTCCTACCCATCAGCCtacaggttccatccggattgaaagctccaccggtccagccAAGCCTACTAACAAGCCAACGGCTCCAGTGCAAACCGACGGTACCAAAGATGATGAGGTTATCATTACTGgtactggccatactgagccaaacaatcctgtcgctttatccaaacattctgccaaggaagaacttgctgcctttggtaaaggcaagtggaacgctgatctgacgaccTACGCTGCTCTTAACGCCccagatatccattccggctatctgaaccggctgtataccagccgtgactatgaagctggtctggtcaacatgatgaaagacaaatatgaggtaatttccatatgctccttcctgcctGTATGCTTCCATttctgactctcctagcccccaagggccggtttggaatattctttcaaaccgggacttaaa belongs to Triticum urartu cultivar G1812 chromosome 7, Tu2.1, whole genome shotgun sequence and includes:
- the LOC125525604 gene encoding leucine-rich repeat receptor-like serine/threonine-protein kinase At1g17230, with translation MAGSRLFRRSRCPVATLLPIVLNDQGIVDSLTENNQRSMWASRRIGEDKQLYLVHVQGTAGIGHPTTLVVKKFQNSDGIVDGNLENCCKSEMFLLASIRHDNIVNILHFIQRENAIMLFYTYQVNGSLDQWLQRREEGDLPLSWPQRKAIAIGVAQGLCHLHHGCNRPIVHHNITSINILLDQNFKAVIASFGAAQMNMAGLNQPLPIVGTLFGNFGYAAPEYGRAASQLTLKVDTYSFGVVLLELITGRVANGVDGQLAIWARDNCSELMAKKLEWFKIAVDKGIPDQARYMEEMATVFRLGVDCTVDDPQQRPSMQMALKRLRHGCGRGRFGGLLTCYNL
- the LOC125525603 gene encoding receptor-like protein kinase HAIKU2 → MPGSSLWFQRSSHPAATQRPIKYNDQGIVDSLTENNLTSMWASRRIGEDGQLYGVHVQGTAGIGLPTTVLVKKFQNLNPALLVDDNVRNRCKSEMVLLASICHDNVINVIHFIQREESIMLVYEYPVNGNVDYWLHRREGGEQPLSWPQRMGIAIGVAQGLCHLHHKCNRPTVHHNINSNNILLDQNFKAVIASFGAAQMNIAGLNQTLPITEIPVGNFGYVAPEYGVAASQLTEKADIYSFGVVLLELVTGKLANGADGLLAIWARDNCNELMANHLKMFKIVVDKSIPDQARYMEEMATVFRLGVDCTVGDPKQRPFMQMALKRLRRSRGRGPFLGLLNLYMDVVQVKDKVACEISSADELALTELMFSDTLKDAIVEKDGGSAFLLFLATKASGCPKTVGVKRT